In Desulfomonile tiedjei, the following proteins share a genomic window:
- a CDS encoding protein kinase, translated as MERDSQALREDLYRVVQHYAELSRLAKKGAVDPVGEIGKILKRTAPYLLLVIRDLLPPLERGEMTYHEAIFHIIRAAQQFPEHQILIDSRNEIQKVEEAGRVFFFAVKWLDSPSNQRPSPQELELVRKKLADLNEKCRQRYAPADQESTALIPSSFVRQESESYETTVARMADLVRRAILELHHLMVEYEPEKAFLFFSRNSRKEIEDDIMHLAWFLFRCGYTVDRIASGYFKELLADFLNQKLLDFLINTQKDLDALQGVSNHLATISLIDFGSFFEIPSDYCDVDDSADVAANVKLMRSKNRRGWDLLKRISDLHKLYSAHPQGRVADGLLLYRYYSAFGDYHGEHRKVDPRAAQAVKYYKPRLDRANMEKQAEEDIQQSGRSFSSKTREEMAGLVKLIMDSLYDPAKVKGKKVKVLGDISSGAMGKVSIGIFKDRIVALKRVKAQISPTLGDPAALLEYEGALHARVQTPDQHPYVVEYYGLIEQNGDKLLVNGYHPNDNLTQLVERNWTEKYKPPFSAQSKLTLATMEILVNQLLECLRVFRQRGVVHRDLKTDNILYMVDENEMLNQIKVIDFGVALAIGPGAVEDLFRGKVVGTFAYMAPEQARGRSVFQSDLYSVGAIFTVLLTGKLPMIFPKAKNRQELVKQIMRIEQEPRPKLTTLNPWLAKNTVLEHMAATVESMLELDPMTRPNVDEVQSAFDGFFQHVGNEKHAISVFYHKG; from the coding sequence ATGGAAAGGGACAGTCAAGCCCTGCGTGAGGATCTTTACCGCGTTGTGCAGCACTACGCGGAATTGAGCCGTTTGGCCAAAAAGGGCGCGGTGGACCCTGTCGGCGAGATCGGTAAGATCCTAAAAAGGACCGCGCCTTATCTGCTCCTTGTGATTCGTGACCTGCTCCCGCCTCTTGAACGAGGAGAGATGACGTATCACGAGGCCATCTTTCATATCATCCGGGCCGCGCAACAGTTTCCCGAACACCAGATACTCATAGACAGCCGAAACGAAATCCAAAAAGTTGAAGAGGCCGGGCGAGTCTTCTTTTTTGCGGTGAAATGGCTGGACTCCCCGTCCAACCAGAGGCCGTCTCCCCAAGAATTGGAGTTGGTGCGCAAGAAACTTGCCGATCTTAATGAGAAGTGCAGACAACGCTACGCCCCCGCGGATCAGGAAAGCACCGCGTTGATCCCGAGCAGTTTTGTTCGACAGGAATCCGAATCCTACGAGACAACGGTCGCACGGATGGCGGACCTTGTTCGGAGGGCTATTCTTGAGCTTCATCATTTGATGGTGGAGTACGAACCGGAAAAGGCCTTTCTATTCTTCAGCAGGAACTCGCGTAAGGAGATCGAAGACGACATAATGCACTTGGCCTGGTTCCTGTTCCGGTGCGGCTACACCGTGGACAGGATCGCTTCCGGGTATTTCAAGGAACTCCTCGCCGACTTCCTCAATCAGAAGCTCCTGGACTTCCTGATCAATACGCAGAAGGATCTGGATGCCCTTCAGGGTGTTTCCAATCATCTGGCAACTATTTCGTTAATTGATTTTGGGAGCTTTTTCGAAATCCCCAGCGATTATTGCGATGTGGACGACTCGGCTGACGTGGCGGCCAACGTCAAACTCATGAGGAGCAAAAACCGGAGAGGGTGGGACCTGCTCAAGAGGATCTCGGATCTGCATAAGCTCTATTCCGCGCATCCTCAAGGTAGAGTAGCGGACGGGCTACTTCTGTACCGCTACTACTCCGCGTTTGGCGACTACCACGGCGAGCATCGCAAGGTCGATCCCAGGGCGGCCCAGGCGGTCAAGTACTATAAGCCGAGGCTCGATAGAGCCAACATGGAAAAACAGGCCGAGGAGGATATTCAACAAAGCGGGCGCAGCTTCAGTTCGAAAACCAGAGAAGAGATGGCCGGGCTGGTGAAGCTGATCATGGACTCGCTCTACGATCCGGCCAAAGTTAAGGGCAAGAAGGTCAAAGTCCTCGGGGACATTTCTTCCGGGGCAATGGGTAAGGTTAGCATCGGGATTTTCAAGGACCGGATCGTGGCATTGAAAAGGGTCAAGGCGCAGATCTCCCCGACACTGGGCGATCCCGCGGCCTTGTTGGAATATGAAGGTGCTCTGCATGCCAGGGTTCAGACTCCGGACCAGCACCCGTATGTAGTCGAATACTATGGCCTGATCGAGCAGAACGGCGACAAGCTGCTCGTCAACGGCTACCACCCCAACGACAACCTTACGCAACTGGTGGAGCGGAATTGGACCGAAAAGTATAAGCCGCCTTTTTCCGCTCAGAGCAAGCTCACGCTGGCGACCATGGAGATCCTGGTAAACCAGTTGTTAGAGTGCCTCAGAGTGTTTCGTCAAAGGGGCGTTGTCCATCGGGACCTCAAGACGGACAACATCCTGTACATGGTCGACGAAAACGAAATGTTAAACCAGATCAAGGTAATCGACTTCGGAGTTGCCTTGGCCATAGGGCCGGGAGCGGTGGAAGACCTCTTCAGAGGCAAGGTCGTCGGGACTTTTGCTTACATGGCCCCGGAACAGGCGAGGGGTCGAAGCGTTTTCCAATCCGACTTGTACAGCGTAGGAGCTATCTTCACGGTTCTTCTTACCGGCAAGCTGCCCATGATTTTCCCCAAGGCCAAAAACCGCCAGGAGTTGGTCAAGCAGATAATGCGTATCGAGCAGGAACCTCGCCCCAAATTGACAACTCTCAACCCCTGGCTGGCAAAAAACACGGTGCTCGAACATATGGCCGCCACGGTAGAGAGCATGTTGGAACTTGACCCCATGACAAGGCCGAATGTGGATGAGGTCCAGTCAGCCTTTGACGGCTTCTTCCAACACGTCGGAAACGAAAAGCACGCTATCAGCGTATTCTACCACAAGGGGTAA
- a CDS encoding DNA cytosine methyltransferase, translating to MVGEDKTGRWTTIDLFCGAGGITEGFHKAGFVCLYGNDLDRWAITTFRANHRQALADCGRVEEVNPARIRRELALNQGELSVLVGGPPCQGFSINAPERFLDDPRNALFRHYLRFLDEFSPWTFLFENVPGMLSLEKGRVFHQILREFEARGYHLSAMILLAAHYGVPQERWRLIILGSRMAPPLSHPVPTHYAVGRANFTGGRTMTFRLSPMDELILQPAVTVQDAISDLPRLCMGEGSEIVTHCREAVSEYARAMRNGANETYNHVAARLSSRNVERLKYVKPGGSWRDIPFELLPKGMQRARRSDHTKRYGRLSNEKLAATIMTKCDPHWGPVFLPDQDRSLTVREAARLQSFPDSYRFFGPRVAQYEQVGNAVPVLMARAIAHEIARHLNKSRVAA from the coding sequence ATGGTGGGAGAAGACAAGACAGGGAGATGGACCACAATTGATCTTTTCTGTGGGGCAGGGGGTATCACCGAGGGCTTCCACAAAGCTGGATTTGTGTGCCTTTATGGAAATGATCTGGACAGGTGGGCCATAACTACTTTTCGCGCAAATCATCGACAGGCTCTAGCCGATTGTGGGCGAGTAGAGGAGGTAAACCCGGCACGGATAAGGAGAGAACTGGCTCTGAACCAAGGGGAACTCTCAGTTCTGGTCGGAGGGCCTCCGTGCCAGGGATTTTCTATTAATGCCCCCGAGCGGTTTCTGGATGACCCCAGAAACGCCCTATTCAGGCATTACTTGCGCTTTCTTGATGAATTCAGTCCGTGGACGTTTCTTTTCGAGAACGTCCCTGGAATGCTTTCCCTCGAAAAGGGGAGGGTGTTCCACCAAATTTTGCGGGAGTTTGAGGCGCGAGGGTATCATCTGTCAGCCATGATTCTTCTTGCAGCCCATTATGGAGTCCCGCAAGAGCGCTGGCGACTGATAATTCTAGGGTCTCGAATGGCACCACCGCTCAGCCATCCGGTGCCGACGCACTATGCTGTCGGCAGGGCGAATTTCACGGGGGGCAGGACCATGACATTCCGCCTCAGCCCCATGGATGAGCTTATCTTACAGCCGGCGGTAACTGTCCAAGACGCGATTTCTGACCTGCCGCGCCTGTGCATGGGAGAGGGATCTGAGATTGTAACACACTGCCGGGAGGCGGTTAGCGAATATGCCAGAGCTATGAGAAACGGGGCAAATGAAACGTACAACCATGTTGCAGCCCGGCTGTCCTCGAGAAATGTGGAGCGCCTGAAATATGTTAAGCCCGGTGGGTCGTGGAGAGATATCCCCTTTGAACTCTTGCCCAAAGGCATGCAACGCGCACGGAGGTCTGACCATACCAAACGCTACGGAAGGCTTTCAAACGAAAAACTCGCGGCAACGATCATGACCAAGTGCGATCCGCATTGGGGCCCCGTTTTCCTTCCTGATCAAGACCGTTCACTTACAGTGAGGGAAGCCGCGCGCCTTCAGTCATTTCCCGATTCCTACCGCTTTTTTGGCCCGAGAGTTGCCCAATACGAACAAGTCGGCAATGCTGTGCCGGTTTTGATGGCAAGAGCGATTGCGCATGAGATAGCTCGTCACCTGAACAAGTCTAGAGTGGCCGCATAG
- a CDS encoding very short patch repair endonuclease has product MTDIFSKAKRSEIMSRIRSSGTKMECALYKMVREILGPRPRIHRNMHKLPGRPDIVIPSLKLIIFADGCFYHVCPLHGHTPKSNATYWAPKLERNIKHDKRNRQQLRKMGYSVWRFWEHDFLTKNKEKTFLKLQKRLQSRLTDQRSPK; this is encoded by the coding sequence TTGACCGACATTTTTAGCAAAGCCAAACGAAGCGAGATTATGTCTCGCATCCGCAGCAGTGGCACAAAAATGGAATGCGCCCTTTATAAGATGGTGCGCGAGATATTGGGTCCTCGCCCACGAATACACAGAAATATGCACAAGCTCCCCGGGCGACCGGATATCGTCATTCCATCACTGAAACTTATAATTTTTGCGGATGGCTGTTTTTACCACGTGTGCCCACTTCACGGCCACACCCCGAAATCCAACGCCACTTATTGGGCTCCCAAACTGGAGCGAAATATCAAGCATGATAAACGAAACAGACAACAATTGCGTAAAATGGGTTATTCTGTATGGCGGTTTTGGGAGCATGATTTCCTGACCAAAAATAAAGAAAAGACTTTCTTGAAGCTGCAGAAGCGCTTGCAGTCCCGGCTGACCGACCAACGGTCCCCCAAATAA
- a CDS encoding ABC-F family ATP-binding cassette domain-containing protein gives MIFLTNVAKFYNGKPLFGEASISVHRGDRIGIVGPNGAGKSTILGMMEGVITPDEGEVSIEKRLRMGVLHQELIQGNDGPILEEVTNISGELRDIRERLKQLENQMAQLSHNSADAEALVEEHGHLQHEFERYNGYTLEARALKVLQGLGFQPRDAYRRWSEFSGGWRMRVALAKILLAEPDALLLDEPTNHLDLDSLLWVEEYLGGFKGALVLVSHDRAFLNRLVNRVVEVDRGKVSIYTGNYDDYDRSRQMQEDITLAAYKNQQEKIKRIQKFIDQSRVKARTASRVQSRVKMLEKLDRVELPQRPKTVKFHFPQPPSSGRRVVEITDLVKRFDDLTVYDGLSLNVDRGERMALVGPNGAGKSTLLKIMAGVLPYEGGSVKYGHSVKPGYFAQHQSEALNSDRTVLEEASSVVSGIPEQEVRSLLGAFLFTGDDVHKKVKVLSGGEKSRLALTKILLSPPNLLLMDEPTNHLDIPSCEVLEEGLKKFSGTLVLITHDRRLMNAICTSILEIDQGEAEHFLGNYDDYQYKKKLMAEAEVAELPAKPVVAIVRDDDSSPAKESKKERKRREAQNRIVLYKKQAPIRKEIEKIEKELAAKESRKKEIEALMADSANYDNKGLIQALCEEDPVVAQDIRSLESRWEELHGRLEEIESSVLTG, from the coding sequence GTGATTTTTTTGACTAACGTTGCAAAGTTCTACAACGGGAAACCCCTTTTTGGAGAGGCCAGCATAAGCGTTCATCGAGGTGATCGTATAGGAATAGTGGGCCCTAACGGCGCAGGCAAGTCTACCATCCTCGGGATGATGGAAGGAGTAATCACCCCGGACGAAGGCGAAGTCTCAATAGAAAAGAGGCTCCGCATGGGGGTCCTTCATCAGGAACTCATCCAGGGTAACGACGGGCCGATCCTTGAAGAAGTCACGAATATTTCCGGCGAGCTCAGGGACATCCGGGAGCGTCTCAAGCAACTTGAAAATCAAATGGCTCAGCTATCTCACAACAGCGCGGACGCTGAAGCGCTGGTGGAAGAACACGGCCATTTGCAGCACGAGTTTGAACGTTACAACGGGTACACCCTGGAAGCCCGCGCGTTGAAGGTGCTGCAAGGATTGGGGTTCCAGCCCCGTGACGCGTATCGGCGCTGGAGCGAGTTCTCCGGCGGATGGCGCATGAGGGTGGCCTTGGCGAAGATCCTCCTGGCCGAACCCGATGCGCTGCTTTTGGACGAGCCCACAAACCACCTGGATCTGGATAGTCTGCTCTGGGTGGAGGAATATCTTGGCGGATTCAAAGGTGCCCTGGTTTTGGTGTCGCATGATCGGGCCTTTCTGAACAGGCTCGTAAATCGCGTGGTAGAGGTGGATCGGGGTAAGGTATCTATTTACACCGGGAATTACGACGACTATGACCGCTCCAGGCAGATGCAGGAAGACATCACTCTGGCCGCGTACAAGAACCAGCAGGAAAAAATCAAACGCATTCAGAAGTTCATAGACCAGAGCCGCGTCAAGGCAAGGACCGCAAGCCGCGTTCAAAGCCGCGTCAAAATGCTGGAAAAACTTGATCGGGTTGAGCTGCCGCAGCGGCCCAAGACAGTGAAGTTTCACTTCCCTCAGCCGCCGTCGTCGGGGCGGAGGGTCGTGGAGATCACGGATCTTGTCAAACGCTTCGACGATCTGACCGTTTATGACGGGCTCTCTTTGAACGTGGATCGCGGAGAGCGCATGGCTCTGGTCGGTCCCAATGGCGCGGGCAAGTCAACTTTGCTCAAGATCATGGCCGGAGTGCTGCCATACGAAGGGGGTTCCGTAAAGTACGGCCATTCGGTAAAGCCGGGATATTTCGCTCAGCATCAATCCGAAGCCTTGAATTCCGACAGGACCGTCCTGGAGGAAGCATCTTCGGTTGTCTCCGGTATACCTGAACAGGAGGTTAGAAGCTTGCTGGGGGCCTTCCTGTTCACAGGCGACGATGTCCACAAGAAGGTCAAGGTGCTCTCAGGAGGAGAAAAGAGTCGCCTGGCATTGACCAAAATCCTGCTGTCCCCGCCGAATTTGCTGCTCATGGATGAGCCCACAAACCATTTGGACATCCCTTCATGCGAAGTGCTTGAAGAGGGCCTCAAGAAATTCAGCGGGACCCTTGTGCTCATAACTCATGATCGCCGGCTCATGAACGCGATTTGCACGTCGATCCTGGAGATAGACCAGGGTGAGGCGGAACATTTCCTCGGCAATTATGACGACTACCAGTACAAAAAGAAGCTCATGGCCGAGGCAGAAGTTGCCGAATTGCCTGCCAAACCAGTGGTGGCGATCGTCCGCGACGATGATTCATCCCCCGCGAAAGAATCCAAAAAAGAGAGAAAGCGCCGGGAGGCTCAGAACCGAATAGTCTTGTACAAGAAGCAGGCCCCGATCAGAAAAGAGATCGAGAAGATCGAAAAAGAGCTTGCAGCGAAGGAATCCCGCAAGAAAGAAATCGAAGCTCTTATGGCCGATTCTGCAAATTACGACAACAAGGGGCTGATACAGGCGCTGTGCGAAGAAGATCCGGTTGTGGCCCAGGATATCCGGTCGCTGGAATCGCGGTGGGAGGAGTTGCACGGCCGGCTGGAGGAAATCGAGAGCAGTGTCTTGACCGGGTAG
- a CDS encoding tRNA 2-thiocytidine(32) synthetase TtcA (TtcA; YdaO; catalyzes the thiolation of cytosine 32 in specific tRNAs; forms 2-thiocytidine (s(2)C)) yields the protein MKNTALKRLTRLVGRGIGDFGLIQDQDRVLVALSGGKDSWSLLYALRDLQRKAPVKFDLAAVTIHPGQVEFDCRPLSERLSQDGIAHWVVQGNIVELVDEKLTEGTNPCSFCSRLRRGMLYTFATKTEWNKIALGHHTDDFVETLLLNLFFNGSIKGMSPNLLADDGRNRVIRPMVYVREELTRECAAQLGVPILGCYCNCRGMKGARRQWVKALLSKIEKDVPGVYSSILGSMARVHHRHLLTAWKQAARNPTLLNEEEGVD from the coding sequence ATGAAAAACACCGCGCTCAAGCGCCTTACACGCCTTGTCGGCAGAGGCATAGGCGATTTCGGATTGATTCAGGACCAGGACCGCGTTCTGGTGGCCCTGTCGGGCGGTAAGGATTCCTGGTCGCTGTTGTACGCTCTGCGAGATCTCCAGCGCAAGGCTCCCGTAAAGTTCGACCTGGCCGCGGTTACAATACATCCGGGCCAGGTAGAATTTGACTGCCGCCCTCTCAGCGAACGTTTGTCACAGGATGGGATAGCACACTGGGTCGTCCAAGGGAACATCGTCGAGCTTGTGGACGAGAAGCTTACCGAGGGCACCAATCCTTGTTCGTTTTGTTCCCGCTTGCGCCGCGGCATGCTTTATACATTCGCAACGAAAACTGAGTGGAACAAGATCGCATTGGGACACCATACCGACGATTTCGTGGAAACCCTCCTTCTTAACCTTTTCTTCAACGGATCCATAAAAGGCATGAGCCCGAACCTGCTGGCGGACGATGGTCGGAATCGCGTCATACGTCCGATGGTATATGTCAGGGAAGAACTCACCAGGGAGTGCGCGGCTCAGTTGGGAGTGCCGATTCTGGGATGTTACTGCAATTGCAGGGGCATGAAAGGCGCGCGGCGTCAATGGGTGAAGGCGCTGCTCAGCAAAATTGAAAAGGACGTGCCTGGCGTTTACTCCAGTATCCTGGGTTCCATGGCCAGAGTTCACCATCGGCACTTGCTCACGGCATGGAAACAGGCCGCGCGAAATCCGACTTTATTAAATGAAGAGGAAGGTGTAGACTAA
- a CDS encoding riboflavin synthase has product MFTGIIEARGEIISTEPKGGFVSLRIVSALDLSDVKVGDSISVDGACLTANSVEAGRGIFSADVSPETLGVTTMGGMRAGSKVNLEKAMRLDSRLGGHLVLGHVDCIGQVMERRASGNGFLMGFAVDSGRYLIEKGSIAIDGVSLTVNTVTGNRFQVMIIPHTAALTGLTQKKINDKVNVEFDLIGKYVEKFVSGKTELGISEQTLKEYGFM; this is encoded by the coding sequence ATGTTTACGGGCATAATTGAGGCACGTGGCGAGATAATCTCGACGGAACCCAAGGGAGGGTTCGTTTCACTTCGCATAGTATCCGCCCTGGATCTATCCGACGTGAAAGTCGGCGATTCCATCTCCGTTGATGGGGCTTGTCTCACCGCCAATTCGGTTGAAGCCGGCCGGGGGATTTTTTCTGCCGATGTGTCACCCGAGACGCTCGGGGTCACCACTATGGGGGGAATGAGAGCGGGGTCAAAGGTCAATCTTGAAAAAGCAATGCGGCTGGACTCGCGACTCGGCGGACATCTGGTCCTGGGCCATGTGGATTGCATCGGCCAGGTTATGGAGCGCCGTGCCTCGGGAAACGGCTTTCTCATGGGCTTCGCAGTGGATTCCGGCAGGTATTTGATCGAAAAGGGCAGTATAGCTATAGACGGCGTCAGCTTGACGGTGAACACGGTGACCGGAAACCGCTTCCAGGTCATGATCATTCCGCACACGGCGGCGTTGACCGGGTTGACCCAAAAAAAGATCAATGATAAAGTCAATGTGGAGTTTGACCTCATAGGAAAGTATGTTGAAAAGTTCGTCTCCGGGAAGACGGAGTTGGGAATAAGTGAACAAACCCTTAAAGAATATGGATTCATGTGA
- a CDS encoding bifunctional 3,4-dihydroxy-2-butanone-4-phosphate synthase/GTP cyclohydrolase II codes for MSVLVDTEAAIEEIKQGRMVILVDDEDRENEGDLTMAAEKMTPEAVNFMTKYGRGLLCLSMTPEKIQSLELPMMVSNNQSRYGTAFTVSIEAARGVTTGISAYDRAITIITAVDRDATPSDLISPGHIFPLRARGGGVLVRAGQTEGSVDLARLAGFTAAGVICEVMNDDGTMARLPELIAIAEKHDLKICTIRDLIKYRMRNERLVRRGAETILPTEFGGDFRLIVYENDVDKHNHVALVKGEIDPDEAVLVRVHSECLTGDVFGSRRCDCGPQLDRAMRMVGEAGKGVILYMQQEGRGIGLLNKIKAYELQDQGCDTVEANLRLGFKPDLRDYGIGAQMLADLGVHKMKLMTNNPTKIVGLEGYGLEVVEQVPIVIEPCATNERYLKTKRDKMGHMFELHIP; via the coding sequence ATGAGCGTGCTGGTTGATACAGAAGCAGCAATTGAGGAAATTAAGCAAGGCCGAATGGTAATTTTGGTCGATGATGAGGACCGAGAAAACGAGGGCGATCTGACCATGGCCGCGGAAAAGATGACGCCCGAAGCAGTCAATTTTATGACCAAATACGGTAGGGGACTGCTGTGCTTGTCCATGACTCCCGAAAAAATCCAGTCCCTGGAACTCCCTATGATGGTCTCCAACAACCAGTCAAGGTACGGGACTGCTTTCACGGTCTCCATCGAAGCGGCTCGCGGCGTAACAACAGGTATATCAGCCTACGACCGTGCCATCACCATAATTACCGCGGTTGACAGGGATGCTACTCCGAGTGATTTGATTTCTCCGGGCCATATCTTTCCTTTGCGTGCCCGTGGAGGCGGGGTCTTGGTTCGAGCCGGACAGACGGAAGGGAGCGTGGATCTGGCTCGCTTGGCGGGTTTCACCGCCGCGGGAGTGATCTGCGAGGTGATGAATGACGACGGAACCATGGCCCGCTTGCCGGAATTAATTGCAATAGCTGAGAAGCACGATCTCAAAATCTGCACCATCAGGGACTTGATCAAATACCGCATGCGTAACGAGCGTCTGGTTCGCCGCGGAGCGGAGACGATTCTTCCCACGGAATTTGGAGGGGACTTCAGGCTGATCGTTTACGAGAACGACGTGGACAAGCATAACCACGTGGCCTTGGTAAAGGGAGAAATCGATCCTGACGAGGCGGTTCTGGTAAGAGTCCATTCGGAATGCCTTACCGGCGATGTTTTCGGCTCCAGACGTTGCGATTGCGGGCCGCAGCTTGACAGGGCCATGCGGATGGTCGGGGAAGCCGGGAAAGGTGTAATCCTGTACATGCAGCAGGAGGGTCGAGGTATCGGTCTTCTGAACAAAATCAAAGCCTACGAGTTGCAGGATCAGGGCTGCGACACGGTAGAAGCAAACCTGAGGCTGGGATTCAAGCCGGACCTTCGGGATTACGGCATAGGGGCGCAGATGCTGGCAGACCTTGGGGTCCACAAAATGAAACTCATGACCAACAACCCGACCAAAATAGTCGGTTTGGAGGGCTACGGCCTGGAAGTTGTGGAACAGGTGCCTATAGTCATCGAGCCATGTGCAACAAACGAGCGATATCTCAAGACCAAGCGAGATAAAATGGGGCACATGTTCGAGCTCCACATTCCCTGA
- a CDS encoding 6,7-dimethyl-8-ribityllumazine synthase, which yields MTTIIEGVLDARGLKAAIVASRFNDFIVSRLVSGAMDALVRHGALETDITVVKVPGAFEIPQVVASVAGSGKYDMVIAVGAVIRGATPHFDYIAAEVAKGIAQVTLGSKIAVSFGVLTTDTIEQAIERAGSKAGNKGADAAMSAIEMANLLKQM from the coding sequence ATGACCACCATCATCGAGGGCGTTCTGGATGCCCGTGGACTAAAGGCGGCTATTGTAGCGAGCCGTTTCAATGACTTCATCGTTTCAAGACTTGTATCCGGGGCAATGGACGCCTTGGTACGGCATGGGGCCTTGGAAACCGATATAACCGTGGTCAAAGTTCCGGGGGCTTTCGAGATTCCCCAGGTGGTGGCGAGTGTTGCCGGAAGCGGGAAGTACGACATGGTGATCGCTGTCGGTGCGGTTATTCGTGGGGCCACCCCTCATTTTGACTACATCGCGGCTGAAGTAGCCAAAGGCATTGCCCAGGTTACTTTGGGGTCGAAAATCGCGGTGAGTTTCGGGGTCCTGACCACCGACACAATAGAACAGGCCATAGAAAGGGCCGGATCCAAAGCGGGAAACAAGGGGGCGGATGCAGCCATGTCCGCCATCGAGATGGCCAATCTCCTCAAGCAGATGTGA
- the nusB gene encoding transcription antitermination factor NusB, whose amino-acid sequence MPSRRKTREFVLQVLFAADARKEDPADTLQFLESHFSSDPEQVLKMHRVTSDFARELVSAVAKDRAVIDALIDKLSLNWKVHRMNRVDLNILRMAIAEMLNFTETPDSVILNEAIDIGKKYGAENSAGFINGILDRIHRLKSRPASAEQFYDTLMSLDELEPTD is encoded by the coding sequence GTGCCTTCCAGACGTAAAACTCGTGAATTTGTGCTTCAGGTGTTGTTCGCCGCGGACGCAAGAAAAGAAGATCCCGCGGATACGTTACAATTCCTCGAAAGCCATTTCAGTTCGGACCCTGAACAGGTCCTGAAGATGCATCGCGTGACGAGTGACTTCGCTCGCGAACTGGTCTCGGCTGTGGCCAAGGACCGCGCGGTCATCGACGCTCTTATTGACAAGCTTTCTCTTAATTGGAAAGTCCACCGCATGAATCGCGTAGACCTCAACATTCTCAGGATGGCTATTGCGGAAATGTTGAATTTCACTGAAACGCCTGATTCGGTAATACTGAACGAAGCGATAGACATTGGAAAGAAATACGGCGCAGAGAATTCCGCGGGTTTTATTAACGGCATTTTGGACCGCATTCATAGGCTCAAATCGCGACCTGCCTCCGCCGAGCAATTCTATGACACTCTGATGTCACTTGACGAATTAGAACCAACAGACTAA